One genomic segment of Microbacterium sp. ProA8 includes these proteins:
- a CDS encoding TerC family protein, which translates to MDLELPLWFEIGSLVILSLILLADLLIILKRPHIPSTKESTLWVVFYVCLALIFAGLMWVIAGPEYAGQFVAGWLTEYSLSIDNLFVFVLIMSQFAVPRRYQQEVLMVGIIIALVLRGLFILAGAAIIEQFSWVFYIFGAFLVWTAWRQAFPGGDHDSDVKQENFVVRLLRRTIDISDHYDGAKVRTIVDGKKMWTPMIIVFAAIGVTDLLFAIDSIPAIFGITQSAFIVFTANIFALMGLRQLYFLLGDLLDRLRYLHYGIAFILAFIGLKLVFHAMHVNELPFINNGEHIEWAPEISTWMSLAVIVVSMAVATIASLIASSREKKAANADAAAAVVADEKGTPPTVEQPHDDAR; encoded by the coding sequence ATGGACCTCGAACTCCCGCTGTGGTTCGAAATCGGATCCTTGGTGATCCTCTCCCTGATCCTCCTGGCTGATCTGCTGATCATCCTCAAACGTCCGCACATCCCCTCCACCAAGGAGTCGACCCTGTGGGTCGTCTTCTACGTCTGTCTGGCGCTGATCTTCGCCGGCCTGATGTGGGTCATCGCCGGCCCCGAGTACGCCGGCCAGTTCGTCGCCGGATGGCTCACCGAGTACAGCCTGTCCATCGACAACCTGTTCGTCTTCGTGCTGATCATGTCGCAGTTCGCGGTGCCGCGCCGCTATCAGCAGGAGGTGCTGATGGTGGGCATCATCATCGCGCTGGTGCTGCGTGGCCTGTTCATCCTCGCGGGAGCGGCGATCATCGAGCAGTTCAGCTGGGTGTTCTACATCTTCGGCGCGTTCCTGGTCTGGACCGCGTGGCGGCAGGCCTTCCCGGGCGGCGACCACGACTCCGACGTCAAGCAGGAGAACTTCGTGGTCCGCCTGCTCCGCCGCACGATCGACATCAGCGATCACTACGACGGCGCCAAGGTCCGCACGATCGTGGACGGCAAGAAGATGTGGACGCCGATGATCATCGTGTTCGCGGCGATCGGTGTGACCGACCTGCTGTTCGCGATCGACTCGATCCCGGCGATCTTCGGCATCACCCAGAGCGCGTTCATCGTCTTCACGGCGAACATCTTCGCGCTCATGGGCCTGCGTCAGCTGTACTTCCTGCTCGGCGACCTGCTCGATCGCCTGCGCTACCTGCACTACGGCATCGCGTTCATCCTCGCGTTCATCGGCCTGAAGCTCGTCTTCCACGCGATGCACGTGAACGAGCTCCCGTTCATCAACAACGGCGAGCACATCGAGTGGGCCCCCGAGATCTCCACCTGGATGTCCCTCGCCGTCATCGTGGTCTCGATGGCGGTGGCGACGATCGCGAGTCTCATCGCGTCGTCGCGCGAGAAGAAGGCGGCGAATGCGGATGCCGCGGCCGCCGTCGTCGCGGACGAGAAGGGCACGCCGCCGACGGTCGAGCAGCCGCACGACGACGCCCGCTGA
- the leuC gene encoding 3-isopropylmalate dehydratase large subunit produces the protein MSITDASGIPDRPRTLAEKVWDDHVVVHGENGQPDLIYIDLHLVHEVTSPQAFDGLRAEGRPVRRLDLTIATEDHNTPTLDIDKPIADLTSRTQIETLRRNAEEFGVRLHSLGDKEQGIVHVVGPQLGLTMPGITVVCGDSHTSTHGAFGAMAFGIGTSEVEHVMATQTLPLKPFKTMAITVEGELKPGVTAKDVILAIIAKIGANGGQGYVLEFRGSAIRSLSMEGRMTMCNMSIEAGARAGMIAPDDITFDYVKGRPHAPQGQDWEDAVAYWRTLPSDEGAVYDAEVFLDANELEPFVTWGTNPGQGVSLSGAVPSPDDFADANERAAAERALEYMDLAPGTPLKEVPVDAVFMGSCTNSRIEDLRAFASVIQGHRKADGVRVMVVPGSARVRLEAEAEGLDKVFQEFGAEWRFAGCSMCLGMNPDQLAPGERCASTSNRNFEGRQGKGGRTHLVSPLVAAATAVMGRLASPSDLPTAVAAAAQGSEA, from the coding sequence ATGAGCATCACCGACGCGTCCGGCATCCCCGATCGCCCCCGCACCCTGGCCGAAAAGGTATGGGACGACCATGTCGTCGTCCACGGCGAGAACGGCCAGCCGGACCTCATCTACATCGACCTGCACCTGGTGCACGAGGTCACGAGCCCGCAGGCGTTCGACGGCCTGCGCGCGGAGGGCCGTCCGGTGCGCCGGCTCGACCTGACGATCGCGACCGAGGACCACAACACCCCCACGCTCGACATCGACAAGCCGATCGCCGATCTGACGAGCCGCACGCAGATCGAGACGCTGCGCCGCAACGCCGAGGAGTTCGGTGTGCGCCTGCACTCGCTGGGCGACAAGGAGCAGGGGATCGTCCACGTCGTCGGTCCTCAGCTGGGCCTGACGATGCCCGGCATCACCGTCGTGTGCGGCGACAGCCACACCTCCACGCACGGCGCGTTCGGCGCGATGGCGTTCGGCATCGGCACCAGCGAGGTCGAGCACGTGATGGCCACCCAGACGCTGCCGCTCAAGCCCTTCAAGACCATGGCGATCACGGTCGAGGGCGAGCTGAAGCCGGGCGTGACCGCCAAGGACGTCATCCTCGCGATCATCGCGAAGATCGGCGCCAACGGCGGCCAGGGCTACGTGCTCGAATTCCGCGGCTCGGCCATCCGCTCCCTCTCGATGGAGGGGCGCATGACGATGTGCAACATGTCGATCGAGGCCGGTGCCCGCGCCGGCATGATCGCGCCCGACGACATCACCTTCGACTACGTCAAGGGCCGCCCGCATGCGCCGCAGGGCCAGGACTGGGAGGATGCCGTCGCCTACTGGCGCACGCTCCCCAGCGACGAGGGCGCCGTGTACGACGCCGAGGTGTTCCTCGACGCGAACGAGCTCGAGCCCTTCGTCACGTGGGGCACCAACCCCGGGCAGGGCGTGTCGCTGTCGGGCGCCGTGCCGTCGCCCGACGACTTCGCCGACGCCAACGAGCGGGCCGCCGCCGAGCGTGCCCTCGAGTACATGGACCTCGCCCCCGGCACCCCGCTCAAAGAGGTGCCCGTCGACGCCGTCTTCATGGGCTCGTGCACCAACAGCCGCATCGAGGATCTCCGCGCGTTCGCATCGGTCATCCAGGGTCACCGCAAGGCGGACGGGGTGCGGGTCATGGTCGTGCCCGGATCCGCGCGCGTCCGCCTCGAGGCGGAGGCCGAGGGCCTCGACAAGGTCTTCCAGGAGTTCGGCGCCGAGTGGCGCTTCGCCGGCTGCTCGATGTGCCTCGGCATGAACCCCGACCAGCTCGCGCCGGGCGAGCGCTGCGCCTCGACGAGCAACCGCAACTTCGAAGGTCGTCAGGGCAAGGGCGGGCGTACGCACCTCGTGTCGCCGCTGGTCGCCGCGGCGACCGCCGTCATGGGCCGTCTCGCCAGCCCGAGCGATCTTCCCACGGCTGTCGCAGCCGCCGCACAGGGTTCGGAGGCCTGA
- the leuD gene encoding 3-isopropylmalate dehydratase small subunit: protein MDAFTTHTGIAAPLKRSAVDTDQIIPAVYLKRVTKTGFEDALFASWRQDPGFVLNQPAYAGASILVAGPDFGTGSSREHAVWALRDFGFKVVLSPRFADIFRGNAGKQGLVAGVISEADLEAAWAAIDANPGVTMTVDLSARTATIGDPAASSAERLEFAFEIDDYTRWRLLEGLDDIGLTLRDEDKIAQFEARREAWRPRTLPVP from the coding sequence ATGGACGCGTTCACGACGCACACCGGCATCGCCGCCCCGCTGAAGCGGTCGGCGGTCGACACGGACCAGATCATCCCGGCGGTATACCTCAAGCGGGTCACCAAGACAGGGTTCGAAGACGCGCTGTTCGCCAGCTGGCGTCAGGACCCCGGGTTCGTGCTCAATCAGCCGGCCTACGCGGGCGCGAGCATCCTCGTCGCCGGGCCGGACTTCGGCACGGGCTCGAGCCGCGAGCACGCCGTCTGGGCCCTCCGCGACTTCGGCTTCAAGGTCGTGCTGAGCCCGCGGTTCGCCGACATCTTCCGCGGCAACGCCGGCAAGCAGGGGCTCGTGGCGGGCGTGATCTCCGAGGCGGACCTCGAGGCCGCCTGGGCGGCGATCGACGCGAACCCCGGTGTCACCATGACGGTGGACCTCTCGGCGCGCACGGCGACGATCGGCGACCCGGCAGCGAGTTCCGCGGAGCGCCTGGAATTCGCTTTCGAGATCGATGATTACACTAGGTGGCGGCTTCTCGAAGGGCTCGACGACATCGGGCTCACGCTGCGCGACGAAGACAAGATCGCGCAGTTCGAGGCTCGCCGAGAGGCGTGGCGGCCGCGGACACTCCCCGTCCCGTAA
- a CDS encoding sigma-70 family RNA polymerase sigma factor, giving the protein MPDDDLPHGATGDAELVVLAAGGSEHAFRTLYRAYVRPVYWMAHGLVGNPADAEEVTQETFLVAWRKLPELELAGDSLLPWLATICRFQSANRVRRQRRDRVHTAAAADEELPSTVDVEQQVIDERLADAILREVAGLGELDRAIFRLCATEGYAYQAAADELGVAHGVVRNRLSRIRTRLRTVVKEST; this is encoded by the coding sequence ATGCCCGACGACGACCTGCCGCACGGCGCCACCGGCGACGCTGAGCTCGTGGTGCTGGCTGCGGGCGGGAGCGAGCACGCCTTCCGCACGCTGTACCGGGCTTATGTGCGCCCGGTGTACTGGATGGCGCACGGGCTGGTCGGCAATCCGGCCGACGCCGAGGAGGTCACCCAGGAGACGTTCCTCGTCGCCTGGCGCAAGCTCCCCGAGCTCGAGCTCGCCGGGGACTCGCTCCTGCCGTGGCTGGCGACGATCTGCCGATTCCAATCCGCCAACCGCGTGCGCCGGCAGCGACGCGACCGTGTGCACACCGCGGCGGCTGCCGATGAGGAGCTCCCGTCGACGGTCGACGTCGAGCAGCAGGTGATCGACGAGCGGCTCGCCGACGCGATCCTGCGGGAGGTCGCCGGTCTCGGCGAACTCGATCGCGCCATCTTCCGGCTGTGCGCCACCGAGGGCTACGCCTATCAGGCCGCCGCCGATGAGCTCGGCGTCGCGCACGGCGTCGTCCGCAACCGTCTCTCCCGTATCCGCACCCGGCTGCGGACCGTTGTGAAGGAGAGCACATGA